In Deltaproteobacteria bacterium, the following are encoded in one genomic region:
- a CDS encoding ABC transporter ATP-binding protein has protein sequence MESPLLQVRNLKTYFFVRKGTIKAADGLSFDLERGETLGVVGESGCGKSVTALSIMRLISPPGRIVEGEILLKGRDILKTPSHLMPEIRGNEISMVFQEPMTSLNPVFTIGRQVSEAIMTHQRLGKKEALEKTIEMLELVGIASPEKRIDDYPHQLSGGQRQRVMIAMALSCRPSLLIADEPTTALDVTIQAQILDLILKLKQDQGTSGILITHDLGVIAEMAQRVLVMYAGKIVEEADVRSLFKSPLHPYTRGLLASIPYLRKSGEVSGGKRLKEIPGVVPSLLDLPPGCAFCPRCSLKSERCGREEPPLKMVDRGHRVRCWLC, from the coding sequence ATGGAGTCGCCTCTACTACAGGTTAGAAACCTGAAGACCTATTTCTTTGTGCGCAAGGGGACCATCAAGGCGGCCGACGGGCTCAGTTTCGACTTGGAGAGAGGTGAGACCCTGGGGGTCGTGGGTGAGTCCGGTTGCGGCAAGAGCGTGACGGCCCTTTCCATCATGCGACTGATCTCGCCTCCGGGGAGGATAGTAGAGGGTGAGATACTCTTGAAGGGCAGGGATATCCTCAAGACCCCTTCCCATCTGATGCCGGAGATAAGGGGAAACGAGATCTCCATGGTATTCCAGGAACCCATGACCTCTCTCAACCCTGTCTTCACCATCGGCCGCCAGGTCTCAGAGGCCATCATGACCCACCAGAGGCTCGGCAAGAAAGAGGCCCTGGAGAAGACAATAGAGATGCTTGAGTTGGTGGGCATCGCCTCCCCTGAGAAGAGAATCGATGACTACCCCCATCAGCTCAGCGGAGGTCAACGGCAACGCGTCATGATTGCCATGGCCCTGTCCTGCAGGCCGAGCCTGCTCATTGCGGACGAACCAACCACAGCCCTCGATGTGACGATTCAGGCCCAGATACTCGATCTGATCCTCAAATTGAAGCAGGACCAGGGGACCTCCGGAATACTCATAACCCACGATCTCGGGGTTATAGCAGAGATGGCACAGCGCGTCCTGGTCATGTATGCGGGAAAGATCGTAGAAGAGGCCGATGTCAGGAGCCTTTTCAAGAGCCCCCTCCATCCCTATACGAGGGGCCTCTTGGCATCCATTCCCTACCTGAGAAAGAGTGGAGAAGTGTCCGGTGGGAAGAGACTCAAAGAGATTCCTGGAGTCGTACCGAGCCTTCTGGATCTTCCCCCTGGATGTGCCTTTTGTCCCAGGTGTTCTCTCAAGAGTGAGAGGTGCGGGAGGGAGGAGCCTCCTCTAAAGATGGTTGACCGGGGGCATCGGGTCCGTTGCTGGCTTTGTTGA